The Mercenaria mercenaria strain notata chromosome 10, MADL_Memer_1, whole genome shotgun sequence genome contains a region encoding:
- the LOC123560329 gene encoding uncharacterized protein LOC123560329, which translates to MALPISKLTALKILGLVIGCAGKFTTGSLFVFSVYQDAIKDTFNYTQKEVELLSSMLNIGLGVGFLPGMFYDHFGPQWASAVGLFISVSAYMLIWSSTKSVQFYSGNSWLMAIYFFVCGLGSIFTYMVALNTNIINFDKKHTGKIVGLLNAFFAGSPSVFAAMYYHLFTHGDPTDTSNQDFPGFMLLFAISFGVVDILCILFLKVRKDDSPAFVNFENDISSKNNIVTSSNSGGSHEVFCFARRNGRQSIIGDINGDNSTQNYMIADNIAERSMSLKEILLNVDYQILTWLIAFASVIGLVYANNTTVISGSLHLDQYNDRLTIIIPITNAIVSALVGVISDHFKDKFPRMWILIFGSICFTVSQILVFFFAETLGLLVVSAIFVGFGVAILWSMAPTIMKEMFYIGNLGRNWGIALLIAALIGFGIQESYGAIYDAEIGPEGDGVHCYGMKCIRGGTAICIGSGSLSIVLGIVMQLKKKLCK; encoded by the exons atggcaTTGCCGATAAGTAAACTTACAGCATTGAAAATATTAGGACTAGTAATTGGATGTGCGGGAAAGTTTACAACTGGTTCACTATTTGTGTTTAGCGTTTACCAGGATGCCATCAAAGACACATTCAACTACACACAAAAGGAAG TTGAACTTTTATCCTCAATGTTGAATATTGGACTCGGAGTAGGATTTTTACCAGGAATGTTTTATGACCATTTTGGACCTCAGTGGGCTTCCGCCGTGGGACTATTTATCTCTGTTTCAGCGTACATGCTGATTTGGAGCTCTACTAAATCGGTGCAATTTTACTCAGGAAACTCCTGGCTTATGGCGATTTATTTCTTCGTTTGTG GACTCGGATCTATTTTCACCTATATGGTAGCTTTGAATACGAACattatcaattttgataaaaagcaCACTGGAAAAATTGTCGGCCTGCTAAATGCTTTCTTCGCTGGAAGTCCGTCTGTGTTTGCTGCAATGTATTACCATCTATTCACCCATGGCGATCCGACAGACACCTCTAATCAAGATTTTCCTGGATTCATGCTTCTGTTTGCGATAAGTTTTGGCGTGGTTGATATTTTATGCATACTTTTTCTGAAAGTACGTAAGGATGATTCACCAGCATTTGTCAACTTTGAAAATGATATATCtagtaaaaataatattgtaacgTCTTCTAACTCTGGTGGTAGCCATGAGGTGTTTTGTTTCGCAAGAAGGAATGGAAGACAAAGCATAATTGGTGATATCAACGGCGACAATTCAACTCAAAACTACATGATCGCAGATAACATTGCTGAAAGATCTATGAGCCTGAAGGAAATTTTATTGAATGTTGATTATCAGATATTAACTTGGCTTATTGCCTTTGCTTCTGTGATTGGTCTCGTCTATGCTAACAATACCACCGTCATTAGTGGGTCGCTTCATTTGGACCAGTATAATGACAGATTAACGATAATCATACCCATTACAAATGCAATTGTGAGTGCATTGGTTGGAGTTATCTCAGACCACTTTAAGGACAAATTTCCGAGAATGTGGATCTTAATATTTGGTAGCATATGCTTCACAGTGTCACAAATTTTAGTATTTTTCTTCGCAGAGACATTGGGTTTGTTAGTTGTGTCGGCAATTTTTGTTGGATTCGGAGTGGCAATCCTGTGGTCAATGGCACCTACTATTATGAAAGAAATGTTTTACATTGGTAACTTGGGTAGAAATTGGGGCATTGCCTTACTCATAGCTGCGTTAATTGGTTTCGGGATTCAGGAGTCATATGGCGCCATCTATGATGCGGAAATAGGTCCTGAAGGAGATGGTGTACACTGTTACGGAATGAAATGTATACGAGGAGGAACAGCAATATGCATCGGTAGTGGATCTTTGTCTATTGTTCTGGGTATAGTGATgcaattaaagaagaaactttgcaaatga